From the genome of Trichoplusia ni isolate ovarian cell line Hi5 unplaced genomic scaffold, tn1 tig00001872, whole genome shotgun sequence:
agattaattttcATACCACTTGACAGATTTAAAGGTCAAAGTACAAAACTTGAATTACAaggagaaaataatttattcttaaatcaCTTAgatatactaattttattatccCTCCATGTTCCTTGTTTCATACTCCTTTAAAGTCTAGagaaaaacttcaataaattttataaattgtttgcaaaatatctacccactaaataaataatatttttaaatgtaatcgCATTGTTTTTACTcccattatcataattaatattactccTTAGTTAATTTTCTGTTTAAACTAACTTTTTCATCTCAGTAATACTTCTAACTTTCCTATTACTTCCTTAAGTGTCACCCTCTTTTAAATTCTAGTTACTTCAATACACTTAACTCCTCTTAAACACCTTTCAGGGATTGCAGAGACCAGTGTGTAAACATGCAGACGCGCAGAGCTGCATCCATGGAGGAGAAACTGAGGGCTACGTTGAAGGAGCTAGAGTCAGCCAAAAACCTATGCAGTGAACTGCTGAGGGAACGGGACGACAGTGAAGTAgaagtaaagaaaattattgataaaaacactagtctaaaaaactaattatcaGATCTGCACATATCCCATTCTGAAGTCCTTGAAGAACATCAGAACCTGCGTCAATTGGTTGCAGAGTTTCAGCGATGTATAGACACACATGAGCAAGCCTTGAAACGTATTGCCGAACTAGAACTTGAGTTGAGTGTGGCCCATAAGTCCCTCGCCTCAATGGAGTTTGCCAAGTTTCATAAACAGTCCGCTACCACCTGTAGTCTTTTTGAGGAGTTAGTTGATAGTGGCTCCACGCTTATTTGTAATAAGACCCCTATAAACACTGTAACTATTGACTTGACAGGAGATGTGTCCTTAGTTGAATATCCTACATTTAAGAGccataataagattaaaaagtatataaaactaattaaaataataaagaaacacaGGAAATCACTGCATCATTGAAATATTagtgaaaacaataataacaatcttAGAAAAAAgcatgtaaatttaaattacagatACAGGCCTTAAATAGGCAACTAGATAAAAGTAGGATTATGTATGATCAAGATACAGCTATCCTCCAGGAACTAAACTTTGCCTCCGCAGCCCCTTTGTGCTTGCACACTGGGGACTGTCTCCACAGCTCGCCTTTGTGTTTGCGCACAGGGGGCTGGGGTGCCGGTCCCAAGCCCGGATAAAAGAGGAGGGCCCGCGTCTCTTTGGGGCACTCAGTCATTACCTATGATGGCTGACTGCCACAATGGGACGCACCATATATAGGTTTATGTAATCTATCTCTTATAAGGTTGATATCTATTGCCTATTAGGTATATATGTAAACAGTTTATGTATATATGTCTATTCTACACCCACCCACAAACTTCCCCACCTGCACCGCGTCTCATACGAGGATATGTTGGCGCGGGCCTGCTCATCACAACATTCCGTGATGTCGGGTAAGGTAAACATCCTCCCGCGTGTTTGTGCCGTGCGTGGAGAGACCCGTAAGGCAGGACGAAGGAAGCCTGGAGGTTGAGCTGAAGGATGGCCGGGTCAGACGCCGTCTGGAAGCAACACATCTCTTCGGTCTGGACTTCTGCTAAAACAAGAGGCCTGGGTCTAGCCACCCCAGGTCAATCGGCTGCGACAACCCGTCAGAGGGCTGACAGTCGAGGTTCCTGAACATGTGGAGGCGAGCGGTTCCGTCGCGATGGTAGGTCTGCGACTTTGGGTGGTTCTTACCCTCCACCCGAAGGTAATTGCTGCCGCGATCTCGACGGGGGACTGCGCCGTCTGCTGCATGGGAGGTGACCTATATCCTCGTGGTAGTCCTGGCGTCTGGGTACGCTCGGTGCTCAGCGCCCCCTTTTGCGggtttaatgttaaaattacattgattaaattaactttAGTGATAGAAGTAGtaacaatattatctaaattaaatctAGACATAAGAGGAATAAATGATCTTTCTAAACAGTTATTTAGTCATACGATATTCGATGcagacattttttgtatttgtgatTCAGTTTTTATAACTATAGTAGGCGTTTCTTGGTTTTTCTTCAGTAAAATGCGCCCATCTACAGTCCAGCAGTATAGGTATTGATTCATCTTAGCGAAGTTACGAGCCAGATAAAAAAGTCGTTTAGAGTGGGTAATCAACTGTTCTGCAGCGTGTGTTGGCGTTATTGGAGCTTCTATACCAAGGTGTGTCGAACAGTTTTAAGTTTAAACgttcataaaattcaaataaaaagtgtcATTTTGGACTTTGACCTCATTAGCGGCGAGCCACAGTGAACAAAGAACTACCTACTGACTCAGAAATTCTTTTGATGACGTTAAGATTGCAGTAACTAATTTGAACCATTGTTGTAGAACTACATATAGCTCGGCGGCATAACAAGTGACCTCTTACGAAGCGAAATCTTCGGGTCGTGAGTTCGAATCCTGCTAGAGGCGAAgcattgtttttgtatttattttatttattatgccGTTCAATCGTACACCACCAGAGTTGCCAgcggtttaaaataaaactccacTAGCCCACCATCATTCTGAACCTAATTTAAATTCTTCAATGGATTTTCTTGATGATTGCTCGCCCTCAAATATTACCAATCGAAATAAGAAGAGGCGTATAGTTTGGGAAAACCAGGACCGCGCTGAGGTTTCAACTAATGATGAAATTAGTTTCAtgataaaagaaatgaaaaaagagCAGTCCTCGTTTTTGTCATCTATGCAATCATCGCTTCAAGAAATTAAATCTCAGTACACCAAACTGCAAGAATCCGTCGATTTCACATCCACTAAGTACGATGAggtgataaataaaatgctcCAATATGAGGCTGAAAGAAAGGAAACTAACACCTACATTAAAAAACTTGAAGACCGAGTGGATCAACTAGAAAAACTAGCAAAAAACACCTgcctagaaataaaaaacatcccAAAGAATTCTAATGAAACCAAAATGGACCTCGTGAACGTGGTCTTAAGCATCAGCAAAGCCCTCGATGCCTCGATAGCTCAAACCGAAATCAAGGATGTCTTCAGGATCCATTCATCTACGGCTATGAATAACACCATTATAGTGGACCTCACAACGGTTGTAAAAAAGGAAATCATATTGCAAGCTGTTAGAACATACAATAAAGCGAACAGAGATAATAAACTGAATACCTGCCACTTGCATATCAATGGACCGAAACCCCCAGTATACATCTCAGATAATTTGACTATGAAAACACGGAAATTATTTTTCCTGTCTGGAGAATTCGCTGCACTACATCACTTTAAACACTGTTGGACAGCCCATGGCAAAGTGTACATTCGCAAAGAAGATGGGGCGAAACGATATTGCATTAACTGTGAAGGAGATTTTTCCAAGATTCCTGAAATATGACTAGGCAATAGTTCCATTCCTTCCCCATATCGCTCTATAGTTATTGGTTTTGTTCCTCACATTTGTGCgagttttgtgttttgtttaatttgttattttattccgATTTTTTCTGTTTActctttactagctgttgtaACTTACTATTATGCCATGATTACTCACCTACACCTACCTAAAATCACTAAGCACctaatacacacacatacaatcTCATACATCCCAGCTGCTTTTAATCTATACCGTACATTATGCTCAAACTGCTATCATACTTTCACGCGCCCCACCTCTTCTACGTCCGTATTATTTAATACACGTCCCAGTTTCCTAACATATTTACTCTGTTTTCCAATGCCTCATATAGCACTATCTTCCTTCCATTTTGAGAAACACCTAATTTCGTACCACTACTATCTTACCTCAATCATTCGATAATTTAAATCACATCCAAGATGAAGTAGACAGCGTCACATAGCAGAATCTGCAACCTGTAATATAGAAGAGTGCACCAAAATTGCTAGATCTCATAGAAATGCATTAGCGCttttatgtcaaaatataagaagcattaataaaaactttattgacTTCTCTACCGTACTAGAAAGAAGTAGAAAATCCTGGGATTTAATAATTCTCACCGAATGCTGGTTGTATAATTCGCCTCCAATACCTATACTCGACGATTACACCTCCGCTGCAACTTCCTCCCATAATACACAAAACGAGGGAGTGGTGATCTACTTTAGGAACCACCACCCGTTTTCCGTCACGGAACATATAATACAAGATGCAAACTGTCTTGTGgcaaaacttaacaaaaacacaGTAGTCATAGCTATATACCGTCCCCCATCATATCGAAATGTCTCCCCGTTTATTGAGTCTTTAAGTGAACTGCTTCACTCTGTATCCTCCTACAGTAATATCATTGTCACAGGGGACATCAATATTGACATCTCTAATAATAGTAGCGATTATCGCTCCACTGAGTACCTTACTATGCTAGCATTTCACGGTATGTTGCCAGCACATACGCTTCCCACTCGTAACAATGACACGTGCCTTGatcatgttattttaaaatcaaaattacctGCGTTTTCCTATGTCGCAAACACCTCTGTCACGGACCATGACACTGTTCTGTTTTTCATCCAACTTTCTAAACATTCCTTGGCCCTTCCGGCAAAAAGTAGAATGTCAAGAGTTATTAACTACGCCAACATAGAAACAATGCTTGCGCAATCAGATTTTCACCCCCTATACAATTTCGATAATGTTAATGAAGCTACTAACTTCTTTATTAATACGCTAAATGTAATCATATTAGAAAATACTATTCTGAAAGTTGTACCATGTCGTAAACGGCTACGAAAGCCTTGGATGACTTCAGGGCTTTTAAGATGTCTCCGAAACCGCGATAGTTTCCAcctaaaattaaagaaatctcCGCGAAATGAGGTTTTGAAAGTAACTTATAAAAGATACAGAAATTACTGCTCCATGCTGCTCAAAACTGCTAAATGTAACTATGATAGAAATCTTATTAATAACGCGcaaaatagtaacaaaaagCTATGggaagcaataaaaacaatcacCAACACtactaaacaaaaaacaaatgcagcAGATCTTTTGACTACTTCTGACTGTATACGCTCCGTTAATGAAGTCAACATCTATTTTGCGAATATTGGACGCTCACTAGCTGAAAATATAATTGTGCCAAACACATCCCCACGACCGGACAATACTGATGATCACAAAACCTTTGTCCTCTTACAAACGGATGAGTCTGAGTTGGAACTTTTAATAAACACGCTCAGGTCTGACTGTGCGGTAGGCTCCGATGGTGTGTCGGgtacatttcttaaaaaatacaagcaCATACTTATCCCacatataacatatttatacaaCCTAGCCTTCAGTACAGGAGTCTTTCCTGATGCGTTTAAGTTGGCAATCGTTCATCTTGTACACAAAGGCGGCGACAGAGACAAACCTCATAATTACCGACCCATATCAATTCTACCGACACTATCCAAGCTACTGGAGAGGCTAATGAATAACAGGCTCGTTAAATACCTTGAGCATTATCAACTTTTGTCTCCTTGCCAATGCGGTTTTCGTTCGGGAATCTCCACCAATAATGCGGTACTAGATCTTACAAATAACATCGTTGGTCATTTGGATGATAAACAGCGTGTTTTAGGCATCTTCCTAGATCTGTCTAAAGCCTTTGATACAATTTCGATTCCTAGACTCATAGCTAAGCTTGAGAACATTGATATCAGAGGCGAACAGCTCCTACTTTTTAAGAGTTATCTCACAGGAAGACGCCAGTGTGTCAAAATAGGTGATTGGACGAGTGACGAACTCCCTATAACCTACGGTGTACCACAGGGTAGTATCATTGGGCCAACGCTGTTTCTCATATACATAGATGACCTCTGTCGTCATGAGCTCTCAAATGGTTCCATCTTTACTTACGCAGATGATACGGCGTTAATATTCCATGGGGACTCCTGGGAATCAACTTTTCAACATGCACAACTAGGACTTGATGCTGTAACTGACTGGTTGGCACAAAATCTGCTCACCCTAAATGTTGAAAAATCAAACTATCTAACCTTTTCCCTGTCTAAAGTTGGTAAACTCTCTTCATCCCGTTTTTCATTGATAGCACATTCTTGTAATGCAGCACAAGCACCATGCAGCTGTACTCATCTAAGTCGCATAGATAGTGTAAAATATTTGGGTGTCCAGATAGATGACTCTTTAACATTTACCAAGCATATAGACTTACTCACATCCCGACTTCGCAAATtgatatttatctttaagaaCCTCCGCCATGTGGCAAACGCGAATGTGCTCAGACAAGTTTATCTGGCCCTCTGTCAGTCAGTTGCCCAGTATTGTATAGTTGTATGGGGTGGGTCAGCAAAAACTCATGTGATAAAACTGGAACGTGCCCAAAGAGCAATCCTCAAAGTTGGCTGGTCCCTGCCTTATCAATTTCCTACCACGGAACTTTATAAAATCTGCAATGTGCTATCCATTCGAAAActgttcatattaaatttaatcctaACAGTCCACTCTCGCAGTTCCTATAACCCAGAAAAGTTTAAATCCTTGAGACGAAAGCATACAGTCTATATATCCATCCCTTCACATTCGAGGCTAGCTCAGCGTTTCTATAATTTCCTTGGTCCCTATGTTTACAACAgagtaaacaaaattttacatatGTACCAAAtggctaaatataaatataaaacaacagtAAGGAACTGGCTCCTTGATTTGGACTATGAAGAAGCAGAAAGTATCATCCAAATCATAAAGTAACTTTAATcacattcattataattactaacacacacacacacacacacatacattacacacaattcaataaaaaaaaaaaaaaacattttaccttTACACTCCACATAACATTTCACAAATCTCTCCCgctaataatgttatattataaatataagacTCATGTTTATGTGCCGCAAAATGTGATCATGTCTAAAGGGTGTGAGCCTGGAGATCTGTCATACAGGTCTTGAACCTAGTTCAGACTCCAGCTCTCACAAAggttttagtctatggcaaatattataaatagacttGTGTTTAATGTACCTTtatgagagaaataaataataattattattattattcatggaggaaggctttatgctataaaccatcacgctgcgactaaaaggtgcaaagatacaatgaaaactgtgaaaaaaacagggcaggtataaatcataacttatatcttatactcacggggacgaagtcgcaggcaacagctagtaaattataattatcaacgAGTCGTACATGAAATGTTATGTCATTAATGTAGTTAAAGCAACTTagttatttgattaaaacaGTATACATATCTGGATTAAACGATGAATTCAAATCCGATCCGTTGCGATGACAGCCGGTATACTTTCGTCAATTTTGGCAGTGATTTGTTTACGAATCATTCACTGACacagtctatactaatatacaaagctgaggagtttgtttgtttgtttgtttgaacgcgctaatctcaagaactactggtccaaattgaaaaatcatttttgtgttgaatagaccattcatcgaggaaggctttaggctatataccatcgcgctgcgactaataggagcgaagatactgGATGgataatgtgaaaaaaaatagggcgggtataaatcataacttatattttctacccacgggggcgaagtcgcgggcaacagctagtcacacATAAGATGCATACGtgacacattaatttaaatgttatttactcaagataaacattaattattaatttaaattcttaaaaactaCGAGACACGATTTTTGACACAACCGGCCggtccaaaaaaatctatatctattgTAAAACTCAGAAGGGAAAGGTCGGAAATCAAACACGGAACACATTATAATCaatatattaacaattaaatcacAGAAAACATTACTTACGTTATTGCACGTTCGACGGCGTCAACGAAACTGAGTCTCATTCAAATTGACAATTGACGTTACATTGACATGACAGTGACAGACAACGAATGATTGACTGTTGGGATCGATATGCTAATCGATACCAACTTAACGTAACTTTggatataaaactataacccTAAAACATAATGCATGTTACAGTCGGCCATCCTTCACAAAACGTATCCTCACGTTaactaaaatatatgtataatttgctATGAAAGGAACTGTTTAACACTAAGGGAATCAAtacagaataatataaattctttgACATGTACTTGAGATCCTATTATATTCATAAGTTATTACTGCCGTAGTGCTGTGCAACAACTCCTGGGCGGCAAGATCATATGCCTCTCATGCCCGCTACACAACACATCACTATAGTGGTGCGGGAAGGCAGCTACTTCTTTCGCAGCCAGCCCGCTGTCACTGCGAAGTCACGCAACAACTCCTGGGCGGCAAGTTCATATGCCTCTCATGCCCGCTACGTGACCCCCGTCCTACTTATCTATAGTGGTGCGGGATGACAGCTACTTCCTTCACCATCACCACGCTACCACTGCGATGCCACGCAACAACTCCTGGGCGGCAAGTTCATAGGCCTCTCATGCCCGCTGCGCGACACCCTCACTTGGTAagttcacataatatattttatgctcAAATCAgtaatgtaggtacataattatattgtttattcgTAATCAAATCACTTGATGTACCTATACATTCAAATCAATCATTTTAAGCTCTTTCACTCATTTTTGcctatctaatttaaatttatgttttcacaATTACAATCAATAATGTAATCaactattttatataatgtttttttttttgttgtattcactttttaccatttattttagGACTTTGTGTATTCTATcatgattgatttaataatttaaaattatagacCTTATTCTTATTACCTAGTACTTTTATTTACTCAATCGAACCCCTCATTATCACTACAATCACTACTTTCATGTGAATGACAAGCAGCTTCATCAAAGCTCAACCATGGAAAT
Proteins encoded in this window:
- the LOC113507375 gene encoding uncharacterized protein LOC113507375, coding for MKKEQSSFLSSMQSSLQEIKSQYTKLQESVDFTSTKYDEVINKMLQYEAERKETNTYIKKLEDRVDQLEKLAKNTCLEIKNIPKNSNETKMDLVNVVLSISKALDASIAQTEIKDVFRIHSSTAMNNTIIVDLTTVVKKEIILQAVRTYNKANRDNKLNTCHLHINGPKPPVYISDNLTMKTRKLFFLSGEFAALHHFKHCWTAHGKVYIRKEDGAKRYCINCEGDFSKIPEI